CCCATCGCGCCAAACAAAGCATTCACAGGCAAAAGCCAGGCCGGCAAATACGGCGACTTCGTCGTCGAATGCGACTGGGCAGTGGAGCAAATCATGGACGCTGTTGAAAAAGTGGGCGCCACCGACAACACCCTCTTTATCGTCACCAGCGACAACGGACCAGAACGCTTTATGCACGCGCGAAAACAAGAATACAACCACTACAGCGCCTATCACTTCCGCGGCTGCAAACGCGACAACTGGGAAGGCGGACATCGTATCCCCTTCATCGCCCGCTGGCCCGAAAAAGTCGCCGCCGGATCCTTCAGCGACGAAACTATATGTCTCACAGACCTCATCGCAACAGCCGCCGACATTGTCGGCCATACCCTTCCCGAAAATGCCGGCGAAGACAGTTGCAGCATCTTACCCATCCTGACGAGTCAGAACGCGACACCCATCCGCGAAGCCACCGTGCATCACTCTTCCAAAGGCGAATTTGCCATCCGCCAGGGCAAATGGAAATTGCTCCTCCACCAAAGCTCCGGCGGCAATGATTATCCCGACGATCCCCCAGATAATGCCCCCGGCCAACTCTACGACATGGAAACCGGCTACCGAGAACGCGAAAACCTCTACGCGCAACACCCCGAAATCGTATCCCGATTGACCGACCTGCTCAACCAGTACAAAACAAGGGGACGCAGTGTCCCCGCATAAACCCGGAGGAAGCGATGAACGCTTCGGACCTATTTGTCAAAGCACTGGAAAATGAAGGCGTGGAATATATCTATGGCGTGCCCGGAGAAGAAAACCTCGCCTTTCTGGAAGCCCTTCGCAAATCGAGCATCAAACTCATCCTGACTCGCCACGAACAGGGTGCTGCATTCATGGCTGCAACCTACGGACGGCTCACGGGCAAAGCGGGCGTCTGCCTTGCCACACTCGGTCCCGGCGCAACCAACTTTGTAACAGGTGCAGCGTATGCCCAACTGGGTGGCATGCCCCTGCTCATGATCACGGGCCAAAAACCCATCAAAAAGAGCAAGCAGGGCCAATTTCAGATCATCGATGTCGTAAGCATGATGGAACCCCTCACAAAATACACCCGACAAATCGTCAACGTAGATATGATTCCCTCCATGGTGCGAGAGGCATTTCGCCTCGCGCAAGAAGAGCGCCCCGGCGCTGTACACCTGGAACTCCCGGAAGATGTCGCCGAAGAACCCGTTGATGAACACACCACGCCGGTCTTTAATATCAGCACCTGCAGACGCGGCGACGCCAATGAACGCGCCATTGACGACGCGGTAAAAATGATCAAAGAAGCCACGCGCCCCTTGCTCCTCCTGGGCGCGGGCACCAACCGCAAGCGCATCTGGGAATCCGTGGCGCACTTCCTCGACAAAACCGGCATCCCCTTTTTCAATACCCAACTGGGCAAAGGCGTCGTTGGCGGTCTCCACCCCCTATTCCTGGGCACCGCAGCACTCTCCGATGGCGACTATCTCCACTGCGCCATTGAACGTGCCGATCTGATCATAAACGTCGGACACGATGTCGTGGAAAAACCGCCATTTTTCATGTCTCACGACGAAGGGGCAACCCGGGTCATCCACATCAACTTCCAATCCGCCGTGGTAGATAATGTCTATTTTCCACAACTGGAAGTAGTAGGCGACATTGCAAACACGATCCAGCGCCTCGCCGACAAAACCGGCAAAACAGCCTCGCACGACTTCGACTATTACATGCGCATCCGCGACCAGATTCAGGAACACATTCGTCTGGGAGAAAACGACAACAGCTTCCCGATAAAACCCCAGCGCCTCGTCTGGGACGTCCGCAAAGTCCTGCCCGAAGACGGCATCATTGCCCTGGATAACGGCGTGTACAAAATCTGGTTTGCGCGTAACTACCCAACCACGC
The Gemmatimonadota bacterium genome window above contains:
- a CDS encoding acetolactate synthase large subunit, whose translation is MNASDLFVKALENEGVEYIYGVPGEENLAFLEALRKSSIKLILTRHEQGAAFMAATYGRLTGKAGVCLATLGPGATNFVTGAAYAQLGGMPLLMITGQKPIKKSKQGQFQIIDVVSMMEPLTKYTRQIVNVDMIPSMVREAFRLAQEERPGAVHLELPEDVAEEPVDEHTTPVFNISTCRRGDANERAIDDAVKMIKEATRPLLLLGAGTNRKRIWESVAHFLDKTGIPFFNTQLGKGVVGGLHPLFLGTAALSDGDYLHCAIERADLIINVGHDVVEKPPFFMSHDEGATRVIHINFQSAVVDNVYFPQLEVVGDIANTIQRLADKTGKTASHDFDYYMRIRDQIQEHIRLGENDNSFPIKPQRLVWDVRKVLPEDGIIALDNGVYKIWFARNYPTTQPNTVLLDNALATMGAGLPSAMEAARFYPNRRVMAICGDGGFMMNSQELETAVRLNLNLVVLILRDNAYGMIRWKQYGMGLPDFGLEFDNPDFVMYANSYGAQGHRVKSTEMTVPLLEKCYTRGGVHLVEVPVDYSENQKVLVDELQAKTCLL